TACTTGCAGTAACAACATTTGAGGAAATAACGCAATGAAATTACCAGGTGGAATGGATCTAGGGTCGATGATGCGTCAGGCCCAGGAAATGCAGGCGAAAATGGGCGCCGAAATGAAGCAGATGATCGTCGAGGCTGCTGCCGGCGGCGGTGCCGTGACGGTCAAGATGCGGGGCGATTTTGAGGTGATCAGCGTGACATTCTCGCCGGACCTTATCAAAGACGGCGATGTCGAGATGATACAGGATCTGACGGTTGCCGCTCTCAACGAAGGCCGCCGAAAAGTCGAAGAATCGCTCAAAGGTAAGCTGGGCGGAATGCTCCCGCCGGGACTGATGTAAATTAAATGCTTGATTACTCAGAACCGGTCGCCAAGCTGATCGACGAATTTAAGCGACTGCCCGGCGTCGGGCAAAAGTCAGCCCAGCGATTGGCTTTCTA
This is a stretch of genomic DNA from Chloracidobacterium sp.. It encodes these proteins:
- a CDS encoding YbaB/EbfC family nucleoid-associated protein; this translates as MKLPGGMDLGSMMRQAQEMQAKMGAEMKQMIVEAAAGGGAVTVKMRGDFEVISVTFSPDLIKDGDVEMIQDLTVAALNEGRRKVEESLKGKLGGMLPPGLM